In Saccharicrinis fermentans DSM 9555 = JCM 21142, a genomic segment contains:
- a CDS encoding apiosidase-like domain-containing protein, which translates to MMKFCDIVSRVVSTVVLCVVWVPIGYGQIKVWKSPSSNNPIVTSQWEVNDLVYKVKRKVEKPFLKEVFARVEGGQKEQRIPLFYNGNNEWVFRYSSAEIGDKHFAIESDIKGLNGIAGKIIVTENKKTGRHGGIVLNKEKPRDFFHEDGTHYFNLAFECDWLFALDYPQEDLAKTTHLLSLIKANGYNQIVMNVYAYGLDLDWVKDEGLKKNPQHNYGCREDIFPFLGSNEHPDYSSLNIDFFKHLDRVISKMHDYDIVSHLMIYVWNKRVSWPALGSEADDMYYKHVIERYQAFPNIVWDVSKEAASKIAFAQNKNIVEHLIERAQMTRALDAYGRLLTVHDFGFCKNHKEWVDFISIQNWKLDLYDLMLKAYKEFPDKPVFNIEHGGYEESPYAIFPGGYSNAEYCLRRNYLCLFAGVYTTYYWQGTSWNAIIHNPFEQGSDVKKPHFEYFKYMRSLFNQVNYENFEPVTKFNSRSYNLTNYKDGMILLYVPKEVHHADIKNQLDNEFNYDSATCQWFNTLTGEFTPEEKVEFKHKYGFWDWRPWRNQADAIYVIRGLEKK; encoded by the coding sequence ATGATGAAGTTTTGTGATATAGTAAGTAGAGTAGTAAGCACAGTAGTTTTATGTGTTGTATGGGTGCCGATAGGTTATGGACAAATAAAGGTATGGAAATCGCCATCGTCCAATAACCCTATTGTCACTTCTCAATGGGAAGTAAATGATTTGGTGTATAAAGTGAAGCGTAAAGTTGAGAAGCCGTTTTTGAAAGAAGTTTTTGCCCGTGTTGAGGGAGGACAAAAAGAACAACGTATACCATTGTTTTATAATGGAAACAACGAATGGGTTTTCAGATATTCCAGTGCAGAGATAGGCGACAAACATTTTGCGATTGAATCAGATATAAAAGGTTTAAATGGTATTGCTGGAAAGATCATAGTGACAGAGAATAAAAAGACGGGGCGTCATGGCGGTATTGTTTTGAACAAGGAAAAACCTCGGGATTTTTTCCACGAGGACGGGACGCATTATTTTAATCTGGCATTTGAGTGTGACTGGTTGTTTGCATTAGACTATCCTCAAGAAGATTTAGCTAAAACAACACATTTATTATCCTTGATAAAAGCAAATGGGTACAATCAGATTGTGATGAATGTGTATGCTTATGGCTTAGATCTAGATTGGGTGAAAGATGAAGGTTTGAAAAAGAATCCTCAACACAATTATGGTTGTAGGGAAGATATATTTCCTTTTTTAGGATCCAATGAGCATCCTGACTATAGTTCATTGAATATTGATTTTTTTAAGCATTTAGACCGGGTTATTTCTAAGATGCATGATTATGATATAGTAAGTCATTTAATGATTTATGTTTGGAACAAAAGAGTGTCATGGCCAGCACTGGGATCCGAAGCTGATGATATGTATTATAAGCATGTTATTGAACGCTACCAGGCCTTTCCGAATATCGTATGGGATGTTTCAAAAGAAGCTGCCTCAAAAATTGCATTTGCCCAAAATAAAAATATCGTGGAACATCTGATTGAAAGAGCTCAAATGACCCGTGCGCTTGATGCCTATGGCAGATTACTCACAGTGCATGATTTTGGCTTTTGTAAAAATCACAAGGAATGGGTCGATTTTATTTCAATTCAAAATTGGAAGCTTGACTTGTATGACCTGATGTTAAAGGCTTATAAGGAATTTCCTGATAAGCCGGTTTTTAATATCGAACATGGAGGTTACGAAGAATCACCTTACGCTATCTTTCCGGGTGGATATTCCAACGCCGAATATTGTTTAAGGAGGAATTACCTCTGCCTTTTTGCTGGTGTTTATACTACTTATTATTGGCAGGGTACATCGTGGAATGCTATTATTCATAATCCCTTTGAGCAGGGATCAGATGTTAAAAAACCCCATTTTGAATATTTTAAATATATGCGGTCTCTGTTCAATCAGGTAAACTATGAAAACTTTGAACCTGTTACAAAATTTAATTCAAGATCTTATAATTTAACCAATTATAAAGATGGTATGATATTGCTATATGTTCCGAAAGAAGTGCATCATGCCGATATTAAAAATCAGTTGGATAATGAGTTTAATTATGATTCGGCTACTTGTCAGTGGTTTAATACTTTAACGGGGGAGTTTACACCGGAAGAAAAAGTGGAGTTTAAGCATAAGTATGGATTTTGGGATTGGCGACCTTGGCGTAATCAAGCTGATGCGATCTACGTGATTAGAGGATTAGAAAAAAAATAA
- a CDS encoding sulfatase family protein, whose protein sequence is MKNILTTLFIAVMIMVGTSVKAADPTKPNVIVIYLDDLGYGDLSAYGATEIETPNIDALANGGLKFTQGYATSSTCTPSRYGLLTGIYPWRNAKAKILPGSAPLIISTQQETLPKMLKRAGYQTAVIGKWHLGLGDGNVDWNGHITPGPNEVGFDEAYILAATQDRTPTVYIDNGYIDGLDPNDPIYVSYEKNFEGEPTGKDNPELTTMKWHHGHNNSIVNGIPRMGFMKGGEAARWSDVDIADHFLSKVKSYVKSHKDSPFFLYYALQQPHVPRTPHPRFVGKSGMGPRGDVIIEADWCIGEFMKTLEEEGVLENTLVVFSSDNGPVLNDGYYDDAVEKLGKHRPTGPFRGGKYSMFEAGTRVPFITYWKGRIKPGVSDAMVCQIDLLASLAKLVGVQAEVNDSKDMLAVLMGKRKKGRKNLVVEANGKTAYRKGNWAMIPAYKGSPMSWHSGVETAIAPEFQLYNLKEDVMQKNNLAESNPKMLNKLMAEFEAIRGTEYGGLK, encoded by the coding sequence ATGAAAAATATTTTAACAACACTGTTCATTGCAGTAATGATAATGGTGGGGACAAGTGTAAAAGCTGCAGATCCCACGAAGCCTAATGTAATTGTTATTTATCTGGATGATCTGGGTTATGGTGATTTAAGTGCCTATGGGGCAACCGAAATTGAAACACCAAATATTGATGCATTAGCCAATGGAGGGCTTAAGTTTACACAAGGTTACGCTACATCTTCTACCTGTACTCCTAGTAGATATGGCTTGTTGACAGGAATATACCCTTGGCGAAATGCCAAAGCCAAGATTCTTCCGGGTTCAGCACCCTTGATTATCTCTACTCAACAAGAAACATTGCCTAAAATGTTAAAAAGAGCTGGTTATCAAACGGCTGTGATAGGTAAATGGCATCTGGGCTTAGGGGATGGTAATGTGGATTGGAATGGACATATCACCCCGGGACCTAATGAGGTGGGTTTTGATGAGGCTTATATATTAGCGGCTACACAGGATCGTACTCCTACTGTTTATATTGATAATGGATATATTGATGGTTTGGATCCTAATGATCCTATTTACGTTAGTTATGAGAAAAATTTTGAAGGAGAACCAACCGGTAAGGATAACCCTGAATTAACAACCATGAAATGGCACCATGGGCATAACAATAGTATCGTTAATGGAATTCCAAGGATGGGCTTTATGAAAGGTGGAGAAGCTGCCCGATGGAGTGATGTTGATATAGCAGATCATTTTTTGTCGAAAGTAAAAAGTTACGTTAAAAGTCATAAGGATAGCCCTTTCTTTTTATACTATGCATTGCAGCAACCTCATGTGCCCCGTACTCCTCATCCTCGTTTTGTAGGTAAGTCGGGAATGGGACCACGGGGAGATGTTATTATAGAGGCGGATTGGTGTATTGGTGAATTTATGAAAACCCTTGAGGAAGAAGGTGTTCTGGAGAATACTTTGGTTGTTTTTTCTAGCGATAATGGCCCGGTGTTGAATGATGGGTATTATGATGATGCCGTGGAAAAACTAGGTAAGCATAGGCCAACAGGCCCTTTTAGGGGCGGTAAATATAGTATGTTTGAAGCTGGTACACGGGTTCCTTTCATAACTTACTGGAAAGGGCGAATTAAGCCGGGTGTTTCGGATGCAATGGTTTGTCAGATTGATCTTTTGGCTTCTTTGGCAAAGTTAGTTGGCGTGCAAGCTGAAGTGAATGATAGTAAGGACATGTTGGCTGTTCTCATGGGTAAGCGAAAAAAAGGAAGAAAAAATCTGGTTGTTGAAGCCAATGGAAAAACCGCATATAGAAAGGGTAATTGGGCCATGATTCCTGCTTATAAAGGAAGCCCAATGAGCTGGCATTCAGGTGTTGAAACGGCTATCGCTCCAGAATTTCAGCTGTATAACCTGAAGGAGGATGTGATGCAAAAAAATAATTTGGCAGAATCTAATCCTAAGATGTTGAATAAACTGATGGCCGAATTTGAAGCCATCCGAGGAACGGAATATGGTGGCCTGAAATAA